In Flavobacterium piscisymbiosum, the sequence ATTACTAAATTCACAAAAACTTTCGGTAATATTTGCTTTTCCTAATCGTATCGATTTGATTTCAGTTCCAGATAAAACAATTCCAGCAGTATAGGTATCGATTATCTCATAATCAAATCGAGCTCTTTTATTAAGTATATTGACTGTTTTTAACATAGGATGACAAATTTAGTAACAAATAAATGAAACAGCAATTGTTTTTGCATAAATGATATAAATTTGCATCATGGAAAAACAACAATCAAAAGATCCGTTACACGGAATCACGCTTCAAAAAATAGTAGAAGCTTTGGTAGATCATTATGGTTTTGATACTTTGGCAGAAATAATTCCGATAAAATGTTTTACTTCAAATCCGAGTGTAAAATCTAGTTTGACTTTTTTAAGAAAAACCGACTGGGCCAGAAAGAAAGTAGAAGATTTATATGTAAAATCTCTGCCTAAATTTGCAAAGTAATTACAATTTATAAGAAATCATAACACCACCGCGGTATGGTAACCATTCGCCGCTTTTATTCCAGTTTGGAGCATGTTCATATCTTCCGGGAGTTCCATCATTATAATATCCGTGATAAAAACCTTGATGCCATCCGGCTCCTGCAAAAATATCTAAAAGAAATTTATCGCTTAGTTTTAGATTATATCCTACGGTAACACCTAAGCGGTATCCAAAACCATGTTCGTATTTATTAGTATCCCAGTAATTCCACTTTTGTAGTTCGTAAACATCCGGTCCGGCATGAGCACCTACATAAAATCCGTTATACTTTTCTTTAAAATGGTAACGAACTTCAGGAGTTAATGTGTAAAATTTCATTGGACTGTGCCCATTAAAAGATTCCCAGAATGAAGCCATTACATCAACACTAAAAGTCATTTTTTCTCCTATACTGGTCTCAATACCCACATTAGGTATTGCAACTATAGCCGTTGCAGCATTGAATTTAATAAAAGTTTGACTTTGAGACTGAATCGAAAAGAAAAGAACAATTAGGATTAAGATTTTTTTCATAAAATGGGTTTTCGTGGTATTATAATAAGCCTTTATTGCTTATTTTGCGTGCAAATATAACGTAAACCATTAATGACTATTATAATTTAACAGGAATATTTTTTTATAATATCTAGGCTAAATCACTTAGGTTCTAGTAATGAGTATATTACATTGTCAAGAAAACGACCTTCATAAAATTCGCTTTCTTTTAGATGCGCTTCTTTAACAAAACCACATTTTTGTAAGACTTTTTCAGACGCATAATTCTCAGGATCAATTACGGCTTCTATTGAATGTAATTTTAGATCCTCAAATCCATAAGTAATTAATCTGTTTACAGCTTCGGGAATAATTCCTTTTCCATGAAATTCAGGTAGTAAAATATATCCAATTTCAGCGCGATAATTTTGGGGCTGCATTCTGTAGTAGCCTATAATCCCCAGCAGTTTTGAATTACCTTTTAATGTAATTCCCCAATTGATGCCTACA encodes:
- a CDS encoding GNAT family N-acetyltransferase, with translation MLEFNFNPFPVIETERLLLRRITNDDVNEVFELRSNPETMKYIPRPLVKNNEDALEHIAMIEEKIVTNVGINWGITLKGNSKLLGIIGYYRMQPQNYRAEIGYILLPEFHGKGIIPEAVNRLITYGFEDLKLHSIEAVIDPENYASEKVLQKCGFVKEAHLKESEFYEGRFLDNVIYSLLEPK
- a CDS encoding VF530 family DNA-binding protein; the encoded protein is MEKQQSKDPLHGITLQKIVEALVDHYGFDTLAEIIPIKCFTSNPSVKSSLTFLRKTDWARKKVEDLYVKSLPKFAK
- a CDS encoding DUF3575 domain-containing protein — encoded protein: MKKILILIVLFFSIQSQSQTFIKFNAATAIVAIPNVGIETSIGEKMTFSVDVMASFWESFNGHSPMKFYTLTPEVRYHFKEKYNGFYVGAHAGPDVYELQKWNYWDTNKYEHGFGYRLGVTVGYNLKLSDKFLLDIFAGAGWHQGFYHGYYNDGTPGRYEHAPNWNKSGEWLPYRGGVMISYKL